Sequence from the Cucumis sativus cultivar 9930 chromosome 1, Cucumber_9930_V3, whole genome shotgun sequence genome:
ATATCTAAGCTTTTAGGATATTCGTTTGAGGTAATATATAAACCAGGATTAGAAAATAAGGCTGCTGATGCATTGTCTAGAGTACCACCTACTGTCCATCTGAATCATTTGACAGCTCCAAATATAATTGATGTGGCAATGATTAAAGTAGAGGTTAATCAAGATGAGAAGTTCAAGAAGATCAGAGAAGAATTAGCAGAAAAAGGTGAGGAGCAGTCCAGCAAATACTCTATGAAGCAGGGGATGTTGATGTATAAGAATCGAATGGTAATTTCTAAAACTTCTAAACTGATTCCTATGATCTTACATACGCTTCATGATTCGGTATTTGGAGGACATTCGGGTTTCTTACAAACGTGCAAGAGATTGACTGGAGAGTTATACTGGGAAGGAATGAAACaagatgttaaaaaatattgtgaagAATGCTTGATTtgtcaaagaaataaaactcTAGCATTATCTCCAGCAGGGTTGTTAATACCTTTGGAAGTCCCTAATAGAGTTTGGGAAGATATTTCCATGGATTTTGTAGAAGGATTACCAAAAGCGAATGGATTCGAGGTTATTCTGGTGGTGGTAGATCGCTTCAGTAAATATGGTCACTTCTTACCATTGAAGCATCCATTAACACGAAGTCTGTAGCAGAATTGTTTGTTAAAGAAGTGGTGCGACTACATGGCTTTCCAAAGTCCATTGTGTTAGATAGGGATAAAGTATTTCTGAGCTCATTCTGGAAAGAGTTGTTCAGGCTAGCGGGCACAAGATTAAACCATAGTACAGCATACCATCCTCAATTGGATGGACAAACAGAAGTAGTGAATCGTGGAGTGGAGATTTATTTACGGTGTTTTTGTAGAGAAAAACCGAAGGAGTGGGTAAAATGGATACCATGGGCTGAATATTGGTATAATACCACTTATCAGCGTTCGTTAGGTATCACACCATTTCAGGCAGTATATGGACGATTACCTTCTCCTCTAATATATTATGGAGATAGAGATACATCCAATTCAACATTGGATGAACAACTGAAGGAGAGAGATATAGCCTTGGGAGCTTTGAAGGAACATTTGCAAGTAGCACaggataaaatgaaaaaatatgcTGATTTGAAGAGGAGGGATGTGCAACATCAAGTAGGGGATTTGGTCTTATTGAAAATAAGACCTTACCGGCAAGTATCGCTGAGAAGAAAGAGGAATGAGAAACTATCAGCTAAATATTTCGGGCCTTACAAAGTGATTGAAAGAGTTGGACCCGTGGCATATAAACTAGAGTTACCTGAACAGGCGGTTATACACCCAGTTTTTCATGTGTCTCAATTGAAGAAAGTGTTTGGAACACATGTGGAAAATCGTGACGATATTCCATATCTAGCAGAGAATTATGAATGGAGAGCTGTGCCCAAAGAAGTGTATGGATATTCGAAAAATAAGGCGGGAGGTTGGGATGTGTTAGTAAGTTGGAAGGGTTTACCAAGTCATGAGGCAACTTGGGAGTTATATGAAGATTTGCAGCAACGATTTCCAgattttcaccttgaggacaaggtgaatttGGAAAGGGAAagtaatgatagacctccAATACTATATCAATATAGTAGGAGAGGGAAGAAGGGTAGTGGCACGGCACGTGTGTAGAGTGACGTGTGAGTTAggttagtataaataaagaacaaatGTGGGGCGGGAAAGTTAgttaaaaactttgaaggaaTAGGTTTCTGTTCTTCCTTGAGAGATAGGATAACAGGAGAGGGTTTTCAGTTTTAGCGTGTGATCGCATTAGTGTGTGTAACCTAGATTTAGTTTGAATCTATTATCAATAAAAGTAGAATTCTATTCTCTTAGTTTCTGGATTCCATCACACTCTTCCCTCCAATAGCtccataattaaaaaaacagtgGTGCTCGAGAAGGTTCCCCAGTTCCTCGGCAACACCTTGAGGTACATCTCAATTTTTGCAACAGTTGCTCAGAGGATGAAGGATTAAGTGAGGTGAAGAGGACAAAGTCATGTAGTTTGTTCCACTTCACTAAAATCTGCAATACCTCTAGAATATTTAgtataactaaattttaaaattttaacatatcaTATTGACTACTTGAAGAAAATCATTAAAGCTATGTTACTTTTTTCTCTCATGCGTACTCGTGTCTCATGATAAAAAGTGtgacttttctattttttcaatcttggctattgttaattttgcttcttagtttttcattcttttttaagtgGGTTGTTTCTCTCTCCAATTTTCATGAATGTGGATTATTGTTTTGCTACTTATTTCTTTATTGTAGGCTTtaggtttttctatttatatttatatttcaatgttatttatcaaattaaagcTTACGATACATGATTCTTCCCAACAcacaatatacaaaaatttcatttcaacacAATGTTTCACGAGTTAGCAACCTTACTTAGAAGTCTTTGATAGTGTTATTTCTCAAGTTCCTCAAATAGTTTTCATGTCTAGATATTATGCATACTAAAACTTTTCGGTTTCTTACTTTTGGGGGAAGACTtatctcattttctttataaaatgaCTGGAGATATTTATGACCATCATTCTATGTTGGTTGCAGAAAGTTCCTGTTATACATCTTTTCAATTCAAGGTTTAAGGAACAAATAAGAGATTTATCGGGTGCACGTGCTGCTTTTCTTCAGCTTGATGGAGATTTAGATTCTAAGTTTGTGGAAAATATCATATTGAAGGCTAATATGGAGAAACGAATGGTATGAGAAACAGATTTGTAgttgaatatgatttaattcCATGCTCTCATTTGgattggttgaattttggCCTATGGATCTATTGTTGATTCTCAATTATTCAGGGAAAATCTACAGAAGCTTTTAATATTTACCGAGATGCCCTGCAAATGGctttgatgaagaagaaattggaTGTTTTACCAGCTCTGTATGTACATTTTTCTCGACTTAAACACATGGTATGGAATTCTTGAAATCAACAGAAGTTTATTATTTCCGCTGGTAATATGGTTTGACCGACTTTAAGTTTGTTATTATGTCTTTCACCCTCCGgaatttcttcttgttttttttcctttcatcttTGATCACTTCTATGTATTTGTTCTCCTATAGTCAAGAATTTCCTTGTTATGCTCCTTGGAACAGAGTTGCCAACTTTGATTTTCAGATTACAGGAAGTGTTGATGCTGCTATGGAGGTCTTAATAGATGGGATCCGAAATGTACCTCTCTGCAAATTACTTCTTGAGGTATTTTTACTTGCGGAATTTTATAGATTACTATGAGAATTGGGTCCAGTTGCAGCTTTACAGTTTTATGTAGCATCATATTTCGCTCATGGCCCTTCTGCAGGAACTTATAAACTTCGTCATGGTGCATGGAGTGCCAAAGCttataaatttagttgatCCCATCGTAGCTAATGCAATATCTCTCAAGGCAGACGTATCTCAAGGTTGGAGTGAGCAAGACAGAGAGGATATTTCAACTCTGTATTTAAAGGTCAGATATCCTTTGAAATGTTTGCAtgtgtatttgtttttaatggaAGAATACAATAGGGTCAACAAGGGCCAGAAAGCACATCCAATAGTTACAAGCTAGGTTTCTCAACTTTCTTCAATCAGAAAAACCCGACTACAGTCTATACACAGAAAACAGGGGAAATACACTCCCTGTGAGATGTATATTAAAGATAAACAATAATCAAGCACAAGGTCGTTCAACTATAAGCTAGATaacacaaacaagaacaaaactAGAATGCAGCTCACCAGCACATTTGAGAGAGCTGGTAATACTCTCCTCCAAGCTCTTACCAAACTACAATCCACCCTTCACAAATGCATAAAACCTTTCATAAACCCCAGCTGCTAACTCCTCCATCCATACCGTAACAATCTCTGCTGTCCCCATCCTCCACTGTCTCCCGGGAAATCTCTTTCCTACCCCTCCTCTCGTAAACCTGAGTGATTGGTGTTTTACACTACACTAGGAGAGGGCTGAGTCCAAGAGAATAgattaataaaagtttttaattagaaacaaaTGTTTTACatagaaaattgtttttaatgtaATTCACAATGCAATACTTATCAAACGATCTATCAGTTGATCAGGGAAGGGAGGCTAGACTATTAAGTGTTAGACttccctctttctctctcttgtgTTTAATGTAATTCACAATGCAATACTTATCTAGTGATTTATCAGTTGACTAGGGGAGAGAGGCTAAATATCTTTCCTTCAGATGTCATATTACAGAAGGCTCAGAAGCCAAGTGTTTTTCCCctaacaaacattttattaagaaagttattttgaaaaaagttgtAAGAAAGTTTAGACAGGTAAACTAGAAAGAGTTTAAAGATCTACTCAAGTACCAAGATTACTTAAAATCTCTCGATCAACTATAAAGGGAATATAACTTTGTCTGGGTTTTCCTCATTTGCTACAGAGTTTTTCAAGCACCTAGGtacaaagaaaatttgattttcttaggTGTTAGGCTCTACAAACCGCACAAGGGAGAAGTTAAAAACAGCTTATAGACTTATTGTGAAGTGTTTGAGAAATGAATTGCAGGAGAAAGGTGCCACAACTATTGAGCTTCCACGCTTCACACTTCAACATCTAGACCTAGAGAAATATTGAAACCTTATGGGGTTTTGTtaattggattatcttttaattattagctTGGTGTTATTCTTTTGGattctgtttgttttttttttcttctgtacACCGCATATTCTTTCATTGTTATCAATACTGGTGTTGTTtcttacaaaagaaaatgttaacgCACTTCTCTATGGCAGCAGGCTGTTGACTTGTGTGGAACCATCCATGATGTAATGAAGGTGTGGAATCGACATATTAAATTGTTTCCACAGTCTATTAGAGCAATGCCATATAAAGACCCCATACCAGGGATAGAAGCCATAAAAAAGACCATGGGAGGAAAACAAACAGCAGATTCCACTGTAACCAACCAACCAATCAGAGATGACAATGTCAATCCATCAAATCAGCCTcctttagaagaaaataaagagtCTCTGTTAGATAACCAAAACTTCAAGAATGACCAATCTTCCAATGGGAATGAACCAACATCCTGTTTACTCGTTAAGCATAATATTGCTATGAAAGAGTCTACCATCGACAAGATTAATTTAGGAGATTCTGAAATTTGTGCAGAGGAAAGGGAGCAGGTAAATTCTCCAAAAGTTCTTGAGCGTTATGGAAGTGGTGGAAATCAGATTGAATCGGCACAAATGCCAATGCCCATGGACAACTCCAAAAAAGACGAGTACGGTGATGCTTTGGGCGTGACCTTGAAAAATCTTTCAATTAAGAGTCTTTCCTTGAACGCAAAGaacaatgacaaaataaatttacctTCCAAAGCATGTCATGAAGGGGAACCTCCCTTGGAGAACAGTTTGTCTAGTGAAAGTGTCAGCAATACAGATGAAGAGGTTGTAATGCACAACCCTCTAAATGTCGGATCTTCCAGTTCCATCCAGATTTCCAATGAAGGGGCCAGCCCATCATCCTTTCCAAGTCCTGGCAAGCCTACACACCCCCAAGTACATACACAGTTTCACATGCATGAAACTGGGGACAGAAAGTGGCACCATAAACGTCATGCTGGTAACTTGCATCATGACCTCCAGCATGATTTTCAAGGACACTCACGAAGAAGGCCTCATCGAACATGGAAAGATTCTCCTCAGGACTACCGAGGAATGCAATCTGGTCAAACATCAGGTGATCAAGATTATACCTCTGAAACTATTGCTTCACAAAAACCACAAGTTGAACGAATCAGCCAAGACCACAATCATATTCAATCTGCGCAGCAGCAGCAGAACTTCCCCACTACTTCTCAGTCTCAACTTCCTTCTCAAGGTTTTACTCAAGAGAAATCTCAAAATACTACACCAAACTACGAGCAATATGGTCACATGCAGAGTAGTCAGGTGCCAAATACCTAAGAACAAATGTGGCAATATTATTACTATCAGCAACAGCAGCAGTATCTTTTGCAGCAGCAACAACTTCAACAGTCACAGAATTTTCAGCAACAGTATTACCAGCAGCAAGTGCAAATGCAACAACAGTATTTTCAATCGCAATATCCTTACCAGCCTGTGGAATTACAACAGCAGTATCACATTCAGCAGCAATTGCAACAAAcgcagcagcagcaacagtTACTTGGACTTCAGCTGCAAGAAGCCCCAGACAGATCAGCTATCATTCCAACAACATGAGCATCAGCCAGAACTGGAGGAAGATGAACAAAAGCAACACACAAAACAAGTTTCTTCGTTGTCTATTCAGATCCAGACTAGTGAACGTGATCATCTGGTACTGTTTTTTTCTAGAGTATGCCACaaaatttatgctttttttttttttcattttcttgggGAGGGGGGATATTTCTGCATCCTTCTGATGGAACACTATCAATGGaacttttattgataattaaacCAAATCGAATACAATATcaagaagaataataaaacGAATTGAAGAAATCTCAATTCAGTTACAACTCTCTCTGTTCCCTCTCTCTCAAAGGTGCATGGATTCCTGACTAAAATCTCAAAACCTAACTGCCCTTCCCTCCAATAATTCAAAcctatttataaaacatatccTAACTAATTATCCTAATAGACTCACACGTGCCTACACTAATGTTCACATGTGCCTACCCTAATTCTTCTTCCCTTGTCTAGTATTTGGTGGATGATAGGGGGTTTATCATTACATTCCTTCTCCAAATTCACCTTGTTCTCAAGGTGAAATTCTGGAAACAGCTGCTGCATTTCTTCATAGTCTTCCCATGTAGCCTCAAGTCTAGGCAAGCCCTTCCAACTGATCAGCACGTCCCATCCTCCGGTCTTATTTTTCAAGTAGCCATAAGTCTCATTTGGCTCTGCTCGCCATTCGTGAGTCTCAGTCATATAGGGCATATATGACGATTCAGCTTGATGATTTcccatcatcttcttcaattggGAAACATGAAAACAGGATGAATGGATGATGTCTTTGGCAATTCTAACTTGTATGCAATCGGGCCAATCCGTTCTATGATCTTATAAGGACTAAAAAACTTCGGTGACAGGTTCTCATTTCTTCGTTTCCCTAAGAAAACCTACCCGTGTGGccaaattttaagaaagaCCAAATCCCCTACCATGTATTCCACATCCCTTCACTTTAGgtcaacatttttcttcatcttttcttggGCTATCTTCAAGTGTTCCTTCAATGCTCCCAACATGATGTCCCTCTCCTTGAGCTGCTCATCTAACACTGAATTAGGAGTGTCTCGATCACCATAATACACCAAGGGCGGAGGTAAACGCCCGTAGACAGCTTGAAAGGGTGTTACCCCTAAGGATCTCTGATACGTTGTGTTATACCAGTATTTTGCCCAATGCAACCATTTTATCCACTCTTTCGGCCGCTCTCCACAAAAACAATGAAGGTATGTCTCCACTCCCCTATTGACCACTTCAGTTTGGCCGTCTGATTGAGGATGATAGGCTGAACTACGATTCAACTGGGTACCAGCCAACCTAAACAGCTCGTTCCAAAAACCACTCAAGAAAACCTTATCTCTGTCTGACGCTATGGATTTAGGATATCCATGTAGTCTGACCACTTCCTTTACAAACAGATCAGCCACGGACTTGGCGGTACAGGGATGTTTCAAGGGTAGAAAATGTCCATACTTGCTGAATCTATCTACCACCAAGAAAATCACCTCATATTCATTAGACTTCGGCAGTCCCTCCACGAAATCCATAGAAATGTCGCTTCACACACTATTAGGAATTTCTAAAGGTAACACAACCCTGCATATGACAACGTCattgctttaattttttgacaGATCAGACATTCTTCACAATATTTCTGCACATCGAGTTTCATACTCTCCCAATACAATTCACCGGCCAATCGTTTATAAGTTCTAAGGAAACTGGAATGTCCCCCAAACACGGAGTCATGGTATGTGTGGAGAATTGTTGGGATCAATGTCGAAGACTTGGAAATAATCAACCTATCTTTATACCTCAACATCCCCTACTGAATGGAATACTTCCTTGTCTTGCCATCCTCCCCTTCTGCCGTTTCCTCCATTATCAATTTCAGCTGGTCATCGTTTTCAACTTCTTCCTTGATGACCTTCAAATCAATCAAGGTGGGGGCtgtaaaattataaagatgGACAACTGGGGCATTCTATATAGAGCATCTGCCACCTTGTTCTCCAATTCCGGCTTTTATACCACTTCGAAGGAATATCCCAAAAGCTTAGCAATCCACTTTTGGTATTGTGGCTGAATAACCCTCTGTTCCAATAGGAACTTTAGGAAACGCTGATCCGTCTTCACTATAAACTTCCTCCCTAGCAAATAAGGTCTCCATCTTTGCACAGCGAGGACAACTGCCATAAGCACCCTTTCATACATTGGTTTAACCCGATATCTCAAAAGCAATGGGTTGTTTGGATTGAATGAGCACTGCTCCTATGCCATAACCGGATGGCATCAATCTCCATTTCAAATGGAGCATCGAAATCAAGCAAGGCTAAAACATGAAGAGTTATCATAGCATTTTGTAATTTCTAGAATGCTTCAAGGGACTCCTCGATCCACTTAAATCCGCCATTCTTAAGAAGCTAAGTTAGAGGAGCGGCTATAGACCCGTAGTGTTGGACAAATTCACAAATTCACAGTGAGAAGTGAGACGGATTCCTTTACCTTTATAGTTGTGTCGGACCCCAAGATCACCCCATAGTGAGAAGTGTCTTTCAAACACTTCACCAACTTTTCAAAGATAAAGTTGTGTGTAGCCCTATAGTCCACTAAGATCACCACTTCCTTGCCTTCGATCTCCCCTCTCACCTTCATAGTACCCAGGTTCGACAATCCTACCacataattgattaataattcGACAATGTCTTGGTCTTCCTCATCTATCCTCACCATTTTTAATTCCTTCTCCAAATCCTCCAAATCCTCTACAATCTCAAATTCCTCCTTCCCCTCCGTGACGACATACATTATAAGCTCTCTCTGCTCTCTCATCTTACATTTATGGTCATGGAGTACTTTTCATTACATCGAAAACAGAGTCCCTTCTCCTTTTGAGCCTGAAACTCCACGTCAGATAACCTCTTAGTAGGCCCCTCCTTCTTAGCTTCCCTACCAACTACCCTTCTTAAAGTGATAGTTTTGATAGGAATTGTAGAGCCGCTCTTATTATCAAGCGAATTGGAGCTTCCACCAGATTTAGTACTAGTGGATAAAGAAGGTGATATTTACCTCCAGCATATCCTTTAAGGTTGGCTTCCCCATGGGCGATCTTCTGGTTCTCCGTCAACTGAGCTAATTGCATCATTTGGGCTAATCTGGTTGGTCGACAAAAATCTACCTCAGACTTGATCCACAGCAACAACCCATTCATGAATGTCTCCTTGATTACCCCGTTCTCCAGATCCGATAATGGAGCCATTAGTTTGTCGAACAGGTTTTGATATTCCTCTACTGTAGTCTCTTGCcgaattctaaaaaattggCCACATAGATCCTTTGCGAACTAATCGGAATTGTACCAGTAATTGTTCCTTTAAGTTCGGCCAATCCACGAATTTATCCCTCTTCCTGTGCTTTGTACCAGTTCAGGGTTGGACCCTTGAAACTGATCGTCACCACCAGTACCTTCTCGACTTCAGTCAATTTATGAATTTGGAAGTATCTATTGGGTCAAAATAGCCAAGAATCAGGATCTTCACTATTGAAGATTGACGTCTCCACTTTTCTAAACTTATTACGTTATGTATTTCCATCTTTGTATTCAGTTCTTCCTTCTGGTGTTCGTTGCTGATTCCCTTGCCGAACGTTCCTTCTCTTGCCTTGGCCTTTATCTTCATCGTTTTGCGCACACTCGACTCgacctttctctctctctcgtgGCAGTTTGTTCCTTCGTCATTGTTTCCATAAACATCATCTGCTGATTTTTGTCCAACTGCACACTCTAATTCTCCAATGTCGTCGTGATCGATGTCGGTTTCTCCTCCATTGTCGGCAACTTGCTTAGCTCCTTCTTTACACCTCGAGTCATATGCCTCAAATCTTTCCCATggtaaatttgtttcttccCTGAACCAatcgctctgataccaatatGATGGAACACTAAGGTTCTGTTATTATCAATGGaacttttattgataattaaacCAAATCGAATACAATATcaagaagaataataaaacaaattgaagaaatctCAATTCGGTTACAATCTCTCTCTATTACCTTCTCTCTCAAAGGTGTAGATTCCTGACTAAATCTCAAAACTTAACGGCCCTTCTCTCCAATAATTCAAAcctatttataaaacatatccTAACTAATTACCCTAACTGACTCACACGTGCCTACACTAATGTTCACATGTGCCTACCCTAATTCTTCTTCCCTCGTCTAGTGTATTGGTGGGTGATAGAGGGTCTATCACCTCCCTCTTGTGGTTGGGTCACAGGACTATGCTCCAGCTTTTAATCCTTTTCTCATTCCTTGACTACTCATTTTCTGTCCATAGATGATATTGCTGTCTATGACTATTGACTGTTTGATGTTACACAATCTGAAGTGTTTATCAGTTGACGAATCTCTATGAGATTATCATTTCAGTTTCATATTTGGGTGTATTCAATTGGGAATCCTTGCAAGTTTAAGTTTCCATCCTGTTCTTGTATTAAAGTATGTAATATGTGGTACTCTGACATGACAGGATTCTTGATGAAGTAGAGATAACAGCTGATCTGAGGCATAACAACCAAATCAGTCAAATGTGGCAGGTAAATTAGATCATCAGCCGAGCTAATTTTATCCTAGGTAACATGCTTGGAACATCattattgaaaagaataagacGAACACAAGGTATACGTGGAAAACCCTAGTATAGGGAGAAAAAACCAAGATAGAAGctgctattattattttctaataatcaaATGAGTACCTGaggaaagaatatatataggcTATAATAAGCCCAAGAAATAAAACTAGGGTACAgtaaattacataaatacTCTTGGAGCTATAAACACTCCACTAGCCCCTAATTTCCAACAATCATAAATGGCTAGAGCAGTTGATCAATATCACTGAAAGTAAAGACGGAGCTTGTGGATATGTCATGAAAAAATGAACTGAACGAAGAGTGACAACCATATATATAAGGCGCATGAAGTGCTTCAAGTTTTATTCTATGTATTGAAATGAGAAacactatatttatttattggaaAATAAACAACCAATCTCAAATCCACTTATTAGGCCACTAACCTTAAAAATTTCCTTAATCAATTCCACCAAGCCACTTAACCACACCCTTCTTGATTCCAAGGCACTACCAGAAATAAGTGGCACTAACGTTAATACTAAGGCCAATTACTTGCACAATGCACAATAAATTTGGACTGATTGGTAACACTCCTTGAAAACACCAAGTGAGTTCCCCAAAGTTACTTCTTGACACGTCTCTTGCAATTGGATGTCTTGAATCAAACCTCTTTTGAACAAAGATAAACGTGTTTCGTTGTGCTTTGTATGAGCATGAGACATTGGATTCTCTCCAAGTTTTAttgcacttttttttatcaaaaaagtGGAAACTAGGTAGTCCacctgaatttttttttccataagcCTTTTAAGCAAATACACTCTTAAGTAACTATTGAATATACGAAGTATTCTCCCattaaattcattaattattaccTTTCTAATTTTACCCTTTCTGTAAAAAGTTctccttatttttctttatgacTGTTATTCATATTTCCTTGTATAATTCTTTTCCCCTCTATAAATGAGGGTTATGTATCCCTatagaaaattagaagaatGTTGTGTatttaggaaatattatatGGTATCGGAGGAGGAAGGTTTCACGTCCGAAATCCTAGCGTTGCTTTCGAAAAAAAAGGAGGAGAATCGTGAAGATCGATCCTTTATTCAACCAAGCTTTGCGTCATAAGCCAATTGAAGATCCCAAGTTGTATGAAATCATAGCTTCACGTCGGTCAACATGACGAACTTCACAAATCGCGTTAAGTTTGAATCGTTGTACGCGAACAAATCAAAGATTCACGTGGGTTGAAATCGAGAGCTTCATATCTGAAACAAAATTGGCCAAATTTTCTAGGATACACGTCATCAGAGCaaattgtttttggttttaaaagaattagggttttacAACTCTTcaaaaaattagggtttaggtttTCAAAAATCTACTTTGATatcatcttaaatcaccaactCAATTCGGAAGCTTAAGCCGATaggtgaaggtaaatttaatataatatctaactAGTTGTCTCCCTCACATGTGGGCTTGAATCATGAAGAAAGACTTGACAAGTggaaatcaaatattaaatggGGAGGAAATAACAATGCAGAGAGAACCTCCTTGGACCACTTGCCATGATACCAACTTAAAAATGGGaagtaaaaaagtttaatattattcctCTATATTATTGAACCAAATACAGTGTCTTCTTATATAAAGATAGATCAACAACCAATAAGGAAAAAAGTATAGACataaatgaagaacaaaataatattacaggagaagaagaaattcaaCACCAATGGACGGAAAGGAAGAGACCCAGAGGAAGATGGAGTAGATGACGGTGTGGGAGAGGTAATCTCATAGATAAAAAGATCGTCATCCTCCCCCTGACACGGGCTCGATGGTGAAGGACTAAAAGGCATATCCTCGAAAAATGTAACATCAGAAGAAACAAGATCCTTGTTAAAAGTAGGACAGTAACAACATTACCCCTTTTGAACAAGCGAATAACTTAGGAAAATGCATTTCAAGGATTTTGGATCTAACTTAGTACGATGAGGACGAATATCTCGagcaaaacaaacacaaccaTATATCTTCAGAGCTATAGGAAACAAAGATTTGATAGGGAAAAAACACGATAAGGAGTCTCACCATTAAGAACAGAGGAAGACATTCtattaatcaaataacaaGTAGTGGAGACAACATTGCCCCAAAATTGCTTTAGAACGTGCATTTGAAAGGATAATGTGCGTGCTGTTGAAATGCCTATTCTTTCGTTCAACAACTCCATTTTGGATGGAATGTGTTTGATAGTATGGggtttcatctcaaaaccaattggcaatgagaggagtagctcGTCTATCTTATAAGGAGTGAGAGTTT
This genomic interval carries:
- the LOC101215136 gene encoding pre-mRNA-processing factor 39 isoform X3; translation: MIFNFSIIQAQKLNQLNQTPQDVIEKISLVYDSFLSEFPLCHGYWRKYASHKTRLCSVDRVVDVFEQAVQSATYSVGIWVDYCSFSISAFEDPSDIRRLFKRAISFVGKDYLSYSLWDKYIEFEVSQQQWDSLALIYIQTLRFPTKKLSYYHNSFRKLTASLKENIQSDTGCNNSMPMEFEASPDSEVPTKCTDTELSSVIKDLLDLSAGTTRYSSLLKYVHAGEKLYDEACQLKEKIMHFEDKIRRTYFHVKPLDDGQLKNWHSYLDLVEMYGDFDWAVKLYERCLIPCASYPEFWMRYVEFVETKGGRELAMFALERATKTFLKKVPVIHLFNSRFKEQIRDLSGARAAFLQLDGDLDSKFVENIILKANMEKRMGKSTEAFNIYRDALQMALMKKKLDVLPALYVHFSRLKHMITGSVDAAMEVLIDGIRNVPLCKLLLEELINFVMVHGVPKLINLVDPIVANAISLKADVSQGWSEQDREDISTLYLKQAVDLCGTIHDVMKVWNRHIKLFPQSIRAMPYKDPIPGIEAIKKTMGGKQTADSTVTNQPIRDDNVNPSNQPPLEENKESLLDNQNFKNDQSSNGNEPTSCLLVKHNIAMKESTIDKINLGDSEICAEEREQVNSPKVLERYGSGGNQIESAQMPMPMDNSKKDEYGDALGVTLKNLSIKSLSLNAKNNDKINLPSKACHEGEPPLENSLSSESVSNTDEEVVMHNPLNVGSSSSIQISNEGASPSSFPSPGKPTHPQVHTQFHMHETGDRKWHHKRHAGNLHHDLQHDFQGHSRRRPHRTWKDSPQDYRGMQSGQTSGDQDYTSETIASQKPQVERISQDHNHIQSAQQQQNFPTTSQSQLPSQGFTQEKSQNTTPNYEQYGHMQSSQVPNT